The proteins below are encoded in one region of Triticum aestivum cultivar Chinese Spring chromosome 1B, IWGSC CS RefSeq v2.1, whole genome shotgun sequence:
- the LOC123085517 gene encoding small polypeptide ROTUNDIFOLIA LIKE 2-like: protein MKVGSQMKQMGKLNKALKEQRAKLYIIHRCVVMLLRWSD, encoded by the coding sequence ATGAAGGTTGGGAGCCAGATGAAGCAGATGGGGAAGCTGAACAAGGCGCTCAAGGAGCAGAGGGCCAAGCTCTACATCATCCACCGCTGCGTCGTCATGCTCCTCCGCTGGAGTGATTGA